Proteins from a single region of Mucilaginibacter daejeonensis:
- a CDS encoding SDR family oxidoreductase: protein MRTVLITGANKSIGFEKAKILAKQGYHVYLGARDAAKGNEAVEKIKAEGIDNVEFLLIDVTDKVSIDAAQRSVAEKGKGLDILINNAGILGGYDQSAQTVDTALIREVFDTNFFGVINVTQAFLPLLKNSEQPVIVNVTSGLGSLTIHSDPESKFYHVKTAAYGPSKTALNAYTVVLAYELRDTNFKVNVVDPGYTATDFNNNSGPFKVEDSAAFVTSYATLGAGGPTGKYFSHEFPENNYECPW, encoded by the coding sequence ATGAGAACAGTATTGATCACAGGGGCCAACAAAAGCATTGGCTTCGAAAAAGCTAAGATATTAGCCAAACAAGGATACCACGTTTACCTGGGCGCACGTGATGCGGCCAAAGGCAACGAGGCGGTAGAAAAAATCAAGGCCGAAGGGATCGACAATGTGGAGTTCCTGCTTATTGATGTGACCGATAAAGTCTCGATTGACGCTGCCCAACGTTCGGTGGCCGAAAAAGGTAAAGGGCTGGATATCCTGATCAACAACGCCGGCATTTTAGGCGGATATGACCAGAGCGCCCAAACGGTTGATACCGCGTTGATCCGCGAGGTGTTCGACACCAACTTTTTTGGCGTGATCAACGTGACACAAGCCTTTTTGCCGCTGCTGAAGAACTCAGAGCAGCCGGTAATCGTGAACGTGACCTCGGGCCTGGGCTCGCTCACCATCCACAGCGACCCGGAGTCGAAGTTCTACCATGTTAAAACAGCGGCTTACGGTCCGTCAAAAACCGCGTTGAACGCCTACACCGTGGTGCTGGCTTACGAGCTGCGCGACACCAACTTTAAAGTGAACGTGGTCGACCCTGGTTACACCGCTACCGATTTTAATAATAACTCAGGCCCGTTCAAGGTGGAGGATTCGGCCGCGTTCGTGACCAGTTACGCCACCCTTGGCGCAGGTGGCCCCACCGGCAAATACTTCAGCCACGAGTTCCCTGAAAATAATTACGAGTGCCCTTGGTAA
- a CDS encoding AraC family transcriptional regulator translates to MQLITDATIPQYSFEPDAVMGNTLFRIDRNDCIMSYRRSDMLVPHRKNYYFMSLVRRGSSRHWIDQVPYVIKPDHFYFTVPQQIHLKEAAQPFTGITLSFTEEFLGLDESGTLKQLPLIANPDHGHELKLSNADVSFVDDLLNKIMAEYHAKSKWQQSMLLAYMKVLVIHLSRLYTEQLTDSKVLPERTLLNRYLAHVDTWHKQHHEVGHYAGLMNLSAGHLSELIKDQSGRPAIAHIHERLIVEARRLLFHTERSVKEVAFELGFEDASYFNRFFKRLTGDTPVAYRQTTREMYH, encoded by the coding sequence ATGCAACTGATCACCGACGCCACCATTCCGCAGTATAGCTTTGAACCCGATGCGGTAATGGGCAACACCCTATTCAGAATAGATCGTAACGACTGCATTATGAGCTACCGCCGGTCAGACATGCTGGTGCCTCATCGCAAGAACTACTATTTTATGTCGTTGGTGCGGCGCGGAAGCAGCAGGCATTGGATCGATCAGGTGCCTTATGTGATCAAACCTGATCACTTTTACTTTACGGTGCCCCAGCAGATCCACCTTAAAGAGGCCGCCCAGCCGTTCACCGGCATCACCCTCAGCTTTACTGAGGAGTTCCTGGGGTTAGATGAGAGCGGCACCCTGAAGCAACTGCCGCTGATCGCTAACCCTGATCATGGGCATGAGTTAAAGCTGAGCAATGCCGATGTGTCCTTTGTTGATGACCTGCTCAACAAGATCATGGCCGAGTACCATGCCAAAAGCAAGTGGCAGCAAAGCATGTTACTGGCTTACATGAAGGTATTAGTGATACACCTGAGCCGGCTATACACCGAACAGCTGACCGATAGCAAGGTACTGCCCGAACGCACCCTGCTCAACCGCTACCTGGCCCATGTAGATACCTGGCACAAGCAACACCATGAGGTGGGGCATTATGCCGGGCTCATGAACCTATCGGCCGGTCATTTGAGTGAGCTGATCAAAGATCAGAGCGGCCGCCCGGCGATCGCGCACATTCATGAACGGCTGATCGTAGAAGCGCGCCGGCTGCTTTTCCATACCGAGCGATCGGTAAAAGAAGTGGCCTTTGAGCTGGGTTTTGAGGATGCCTCATACTTTAACCGCTTCTTTAAACGCCTCACCGGCGACACGCCGGTGGCCTACCGCCAAACCACCCGCGAAATGTACCATTGA
- a CDS encoding carboxymuconolactone decarboxylase family protein, giving the protein MGQLINDFNAYRTKMNDRIMETANTNIKRFFALDTTTYADGALDVKTKEMLGLVASMVLRCDDCIKYHLGKCHEAGVNDAEMNEVFMIANLVGGSIVIPHYRRAVEYWDELNETASEA; this is encoded by the coding sequence ATGGGACAACTCATAAACGACTTTAATGCCTACCGTACCAAGATGAACGATAGGATCATGGAAACGGCCAACACCAACATCAAACGCTTTTTTGCTTTAGATACCACTACCTACGCCGACGGCGCCCTGGACGTAAAGACCAAGGAGATGCTGGGCCTGGTAGCCAGTATGGTGCTGCGTTGTGATGACTGCATTAAATATCACCTGGGCAAATGCCACGAGGCGGGCGTGAACGATGCCGAGATGAATGAGGTGTTCATGATCGCCAACCTGGTGGGCGGATCGATCGTGATCCCGCATTACCGCCGTGCTGTTGAGTACTGGGACGAGTTGAACGAGACCGCTTCAGAAGCCTGA
- a CDS encoding VOC family protein: protein MIKFKRADHIHICVPAQRLEEARRFYKDVIGLTEMTRPPELKDKGVWLKMGDIELHIGVERSRSPSIRHTAFEVEDVDAALKHLEDHGVPISPQTLLPGRRRFAFHDPFGNRMELLQMDATDQ, encoded by the coding sequence ATGATCAAATTCAAGCGCGCCGATCACATCCACATTTGCGTACCTGCACAACGGCTGGAGGAGGCCCGACGCTTTTATAAAGACGTGATCGGCCTCACCGAAATGACCCGCCCGCCCGAATTGAAAGATAAAGGAGTGTGGTTAAAGATGGGCGACATAGAGCTGCACATTGGCGTGGAGCGTTCACGCTCGCCATCCATCAGGCATACGGCTTTTGAGGTAGAGGATGTAGATGCGGCGCTCAAACACCTGGAAGACCATGGTGTGCCGATCAGTCCGCAAACTTTGTTGCCCGGTCGCAGGCGTTTTGCCTTTCATGACCCTTTTGGCAACCGTATGGAATTATTGCAAATGGATGCTACAGATCAATAA
- a CDS encoding MGMT family protein, whose product MANDANFYQHVFEVVRQIPPGRVTSYGAIAKFLGAPTWSRKVGHAMGQLPTEGEPVPFQRVVSGSGHLSGSTDNIEYRISLLEKEGISFVGNKIQNFKAVNWDPSIELDY is encoded by the coding sequence ATGGCCAACGACGCTAATTTTTACCAGCATGTTTTTGAGGTGGTGAGGCAGATACCGCCGGGCCGGGTGACCTCGTACGGTGCCATTGCCAAATTCTTGGGAGCGCCTACCTGGTCGCGCAAGGTGGGGCATGCCATGGGTCAGCTACCTACAGAGGGCGAACCGGTACCCTTTCAGCGGGTGGTGAGCGGCTCGGGCCACCTATCGGGTAGCACCGATAACATCGAGTACCGCATAAGCCTGCTCGAAAAAGAAGGGATCAGCTTTGTGGGCAACAAGATCCAGAACTTCAAGGCCGTGAACTGGGACCCATCCATCGAGCTCGATTATTGA
- the trmB gene encoding tRNA (guanosine(46)-N7)-methyltransferase TrmB has product MGKDKLKRFAEVDTFSNVVQLEAGQPYKGKWSSDFFKNDSPVVLELACGKGEYTVNLAKLFPEKDLIGIDYKGNRIWRGAKTALEEGITNVGFLRIQIENLLDYFAPGEVDEIWITFPDPQPQISREKKRLTSPRFLEKYKLLLKPGGLMNLKTDNDGLHAYTAEKIEELGLKLHIKTEDLYHSPYANEVLNIKTYYEKKYLKDNKNINYLQFSFE; this is encoded by the coding sequence GTGGGAAAAGATAAACTGAAACGTTTTGCCGAAGTAGATACCTTTAGCAACGTGGTACAGCTGGAGGCTGGCCAGCCTTATAAAGGTAAATGGTCAAGTGATTTTTTTAAGAACGATAGCCCGGTAGTGCTGGAGCTGGCTTGCGGTAAAGGCGAGTATACGGTCAACTTGGCCAAGCTTTTCCCCGAAAAGGACCTGATCGGTATCGACTACAAAGGCAACCGCATATGGCGCGGCGCCAAAACGGCTTTAGAGGAAGGCATCACCAACGTAGGCTTTTTGCGCATACAGATCGAGAACCTGCTCGACTATTTTGCCCCCGGCGAGGTGGACGAGATATGGATCACCTTCCCCGACCCCCAGCCGCAGATCAGCCGTGAGAAAAAGCGACTTACTTCTCCCCGTTTCCTTGAGAAATACAAACTGCTTTTGAAACCGGGCGGCCTCATGAACCTCAAGACCGATAATGACGGGCTGCATGCTTACACCGCCGAAAAGATCGAAGAACTGGGTTTGAAACTACACATCAAGACCGAGGATCTTTATCATTCGCCTTACGCCAACGAGGTGCTGAACATCAAGACCTACTACGAAAAGAAATACCTGAAAGACAATAAGAACATCAATTACCTACAGTTCTCCTTTGAATAA
- a CDS encoding LruC domain-containing protein — translation MKHLFTFALLAAAVSFTACKKDGATQGTTEPTAPVNKIAPDGFNFSTSKNVTLNLSLKAGNDEALSGVVVSVYLPGSTSPIYKGATNKSGVLQGVITVPSSATKLIIDPAYVGVMRNAQAVISSSNTITATIGGKDGFSGDVQAEEIVVNTTGGAVASSKASNAVGDPTFAYPSPYTASSNAVINTSAYPFKLGRPAYLETTPDNIDASLLSYVNASLPEGSPLPSTHPEYLTTSAVPNLNITATSDVWITFVAEGAGYMNSLAFYTYKTGSAPNSPSDIANATLIFPNASAYGSGGGLRSGDKVKIGRFSAGTSIGFVLIQNAWTGSGVQTGNAKFYSDYKLNPETNVANKKHTVTLWDDVHKLFLIGFEDINRENGSDHDFNDLVIYASSNPVTAISNDGVPAIDKGGDSDGDGVQDELDAFPTDPTKAYVSYYPSATGYASIAFEDNWPKKGDFDLNDLVVNYRYTFTSNASNQVVEMKGEFTPLASGASFHNGFAVQLPVAASAVSSVSGQKQISNYISFAGNGVEAGQTKAVIVPFDNHEALLKNPDGAYFINTLMDKAKVTGSTATVNVTFASPVSASSLQVSSFNPFLISDLRRGYEIHLPGFAPTDKADAKLFGTDDDTSVPTANKYYLSKENYPWAINFVGEYKYPVELQPVNSAYLHFSEWALSGGTNFADWYSNSTAGFRDNSKIYSK, via the coding sequence ATGAAACACCTTTTTACATTTGCCCTTTTAGCAGCCGCAGTATCATTTACGGCTTGCAAAAAAGATGGTGCCACCCAAGGAACGACGGAGCCAACTGCTCCCGTTAACAAGATCGCTCCTGACGGTTTCAACTTTTCGACCTCTAAGAATGTGACCTTGAACCTAAGCCTGAAGGCCGGTAATGATGAGGCACTGAGCGGCGTGGTAGTAAGCGTTTACCTGCCCGGCTCTACTTCTCCAATTTATAAAGGAGCTACCAATAAGAGCGGTGTGCTGCAAGGCGTGATCACCGTACCAAGCTCAGCTACCAAACTGATCATCGATCCTGCTTACGTAGGCGTGATGCGTAACGCACAAGCCGTGATCAGCTCAAGCAATACTATCACTGCTACCATAGGTGGCAAGGACGGCTTCAGCGGCGATGTGCAGGCCGAAGAGATCGTGGTGAACACCACCGGCGGTGCTGTTGCATCAAGCAAAGCCTCTAACGCAGTAGGTGATCCAACCTTTGCTTACCCAAGCCCTTACACCGCCTCGTCTAACGCGGTGATCAACACCAGCGCGTATCCGTTCAAATTAGGTCGTCCGGCTTATTTGGAAACTACTCCTGATAACATCGACGCTTCATTATTATCATACGTGAACGCATCGTTACCAGAAGGTAGCCCATTGCCAAGCACTCACCCTGAGTACCTGACCACCAGTGCCGTTCCTAACCTGAACATCACTGCCACCTCTGACGTTTGGATCACATTCGTAGCAGAAGGTGCCGGTTACATGAACTCACTGGCTTTTTATACTTACAAGACAGGCAGCGCACCTAACAGCCCGTCTGACATTGCCAACGCTACCTTGATCTTCCCTAATGCTTCGGCTTATGGTTCAGGTGGTGGCCTGCGCTCAGGCGATAAAGTGAAGATCGGCCGTTTCTCGGCAGGTACTTCTATCGGTTTCGTACTGATCCAAAATGCATGGACCGGTTCAGGTGTACAAACCGGCAACGCCAAATTCTACTCAGATTACAAGCTTAACCCTGAGACCAACGTTGCTAACAAGAAACACACTGTTACCCTTTGGGATGATGTACACAAATTGTTCCTGATCGGTTTCGAAGATATCAACCGTGAGAATGGTTCTGACCATGACTTTAATGACCTGGTGATCTACGCTTCTTCGAACCCGGTAACTGCTATCTCTAACGACGGTGTACCTGCTATCGATAAAGGTGGCGACAGCGACGGTGACGGTGTACAAGACGAACTGGATGCTTTCCCGACCGATCCTACCAAAGCTTACGTAAGCTACTATCCATCGGCTACCGGCTACGCCAGCATCGCCTTTGAAGATAACTGGCCTAAAAAAGGTGACTTTGACCTGAATGACCTGGTGGTTAACTACCGTTACACTTTCACCAGCAATGCCAGCAACCAAGTTGTTGAAATGAAAGGTGAGTTCACTCCTCTTGCTTCAGGTGCTTCTTTCCACAATGGTTTTGCGGTACAATTGCCGGTAGCAGCTTCGGCAGTTAGCTCGGTGAGTGGTCAAAAACAGATCAGCAACTACATCAGCTTTGCAGGCAACGGCGTTGAGGCCGGCCAAACCAAAGCCGTGATCGTACCTTTCGATAACCACGAAGCGTTGTTGAAGAACCCTGACGGTGCTTACTTCATCAACACCCTGATGGACAAAGCCAAAGTTACCGGCAGCACTGCTACTGTTAACGTGACCTTTGCTTCACCGGTGTCAGCAAGCTCATTGCAAGTGTCTTCTTTCAATCCGTTCCTGATCAGCGATCTGCGCCGCGGTTATGAGATCCACCTGCCAGGCTTTGCACCTACCGATAAAGCCGACGCTAAACTGTTCGGTACTGATGATGATACCTCAGTTCCTACAGCTAACAAATACTACTTATCAAAAGAGAACTATCCTTGGGCCATCAACTTTGTGGGCGAATACAAATACCCTGTAGAGTTGCAACCGGTTAACTCTGCTTACCTGCACTTCTCAGAGTGGGCACTATCAGGCGGTACTAACTTTGCCGACTGGTACAGCAACAGCACTGCCGGTTTCAGAGATAACTCTAAGATCTACTCGAAGTAA
- a CDS encoding RNA polymerase sigma factor encodes MITEQTLNRIWEGCLKQDRKQQEMLYKVLAPRMLAACNRYAQDRDEAQDIMQEGFIKVFGSMHKYRGEGSLEGWIRRIMVHTAISRFRKQKPVVLTDELPEGVTIHMSYNESGMEEKELLNMIAELPDTYRNVFNLYAIEGYSHQEIGEALGISELVSRTTLHRARGVLKNKLSKIAMRAQHRLAC; translated from the coding sequence ATGATCACCGAACAAACTTTGAACCGCATATGGGAAGGATGCCTGAAACAAGACCGCAAACAACAGGAGATGTTGTACAAGGTACTGGCCCCACGTATGCTTGCTGCCTGCAACCGTTACGCCCAAGATCGTGACGAGGCGCAGGATATAATGCAGGAAGGTTTCATCAAAGTGTTCGGCTCAATGCACAAGTACCGTGGCGAGGGCAGCCTGGAGGGTTGGATCCGCCGTATCATGGTGCACACTGCCATATCACGTTTCCGCAAGCAAAAGCCAGTAGTGCTTACCGACGAATTACCCGAAGGCGTGACCATACACATGAGCTACAACGAGAGCGGCATGGAAGAGAAAGAGTTGTTGAACATGATCGCGGAGCTGCCTGATACCTACCGCAACGTGTTCAATCTGTATGCCATCGAGGGCTACTCGCACCAGGAGATCGGCGAGGCGCTGGGCATCAGTGAGCTGGTATCACGTACCACATTGCACCGTGCACGTGGCGTGTTGAAGAATAAGTTAAGCAAGATCGCGATGCGCGCCCAGCACAGGCTGGCCTGCTGA
- a CDS encoding NAD(P)/FAD-dependent oxidoreductase has product MMKETEIVCLPEEHENEEALTKLAAASLKVPVQRITAIKVRKRSIDARGRKVVYRMHVQVFMNEPAPITSFNIEYPNVADQKPVVIVGAGPAGIFAALQCILSGHKPIVIERGKDVKQRRRDLANINKQGLVNPESNYCFGEGGAGTYSDGKLYTRSTKRGNVNQVLQMFVAHGADEDILVDARPHIGTNKLPQIITAMRETILNAGGEFLFDTKVTSLDVQFSKIAGVHTANGGHIKAEAVILATGHSARDVFYMLHDQNISIEAKPFALGVRIEHPQQVIDQAQYHCDVRGPYLPPSYYSLVEQVEERGVFSFCMCPGGIIAPCSTEPGEIVVNGWSPSKRNNPFANSGTVVQIDLGDVAGDENDPFRLLKFQQRVEQAAFAAGGGDLVAPGQRMVDFVQRRNSTSIPANSYLPGVTSADLSEVLPKRVHERLRKALPVFGKKMKGYYTNEALLVGVESRTSSPVKIPRDPQTLQHPQVAGLYPCGEGAGYAGGIISAAIDGMNCALAAIKK; this is encoded by the coding sequence ATGATGAAAGAGACCGAGATCGTGTGCCTGCCCGAGGAGCACGAAAATGAAGAAGCATTGACCAAATTAGCTGCCGCCTCCCTCAAGGTGCCGGTGCAGCGCATCACGGCCATTAAGGTCCGCAAGCGTTCTATTGATGCCCGTGGCCGCAAGGTAGTATACCGCATGCATGTGCAGGTATTTATGAACGAGCCTGCTCCCATTACCAGTTTTAATATCGAATACCCCAACGTGGCCGATCAAAAGCCTGTGGTGATCGTGGGAGCCGGTCCGGCCGGGATATTCGCGGCACTGCAGTGCATATTGTCAGGCCACAAGCCGATCGTGATAGAGAGGGGTAAGGATGTGAAGCAACGCCGCCGCGACCTGGCCAACATCAACAAACAAGGCCTGGTGAACCCCGAATCAAACTATTGCTTTGGCGAGGGCGGTGCCGGGACTTACTCTGATGGTAAATTATATACCCGCTCCACTAAACGCGGCAACGTGAACCAGGTACTGCAAATGTTCGTGGCGCATGGTGCCGATGAGGATATTCTGGTGGATGCACGACCGCACATTGGTACCAACAAGCTGCCGCAGATCATTACCGCCATGCGCGAGACCATCCTGAACGCGGGCGGCGAGTTCTTATTCGATACCAAGGTCACCTCTTTGGATGTCCAATTTAGTAAGATAGCCGGCGTACATACCGCCAACGGCGGCCACATCAAGGCCGAGGCCGTGATCCTGGCCACGGGCCATTCCGCCCGCGATGTATTTTACATGCTGCATGATCAGAACATATCGATCGAGGCTAAACCCTTTGCATTGGGCGTACGCATCGAGCATCCACAGCAGGTGATCGACCAGGCGCAATATCATTGTGATGTACGCGGACCATACCTGCCGCCATCGTACTACAGTTTGGTAGAACAGGTAGAGGAGCGGGGCGTGTTCTCTTTTTGCATGTGCCCTGGCGGCATTATCGCGCCGTGCTCTACCGAACCGGGCGAGATCGTGGTGAACGGCTGGAGCCCGAGCAAACGCAATAATCCCTTTGCTAACTCAGGCACCGTGGTGCAGATCGATCTGGGCGATGTGGCGGGCGATGAGAATGACCCTTTCCGGCTGTTGAAGTTTCAACAGCGAGTGGAACAGGCCGCATTTGCAGCGGGTGGAGGTGATCTGGTAGCGCCTGGCCAACGCATGGTCGATTTTGTGCAACGACGTAATTCGACCAGTATACCGGCCAACTCTTATTTACCGGGCGTTACCAGCGCCGATCTGAGCGAGGTATTGCCTAAGCGTGTGCACGAGCGGTTGCGTAAAGCGTTGCCGGTGTTCGGTAAAAAGATGAAGGGTTATTATACCAACGAGGCCTTGCTGGTGGGTGTCGAGTCGCGCACTTCGTCGCCGGTCAAGATCCCGCGTGATCCGCAAACCTTGCAACACCCGCAGGTGGCGGGGCTGTACCCATGTGGCGAAGGTGCCGGTTATGCCGGGGGTATCATCTCCGCCGCCATCGATGGAATGAACTGCGCACTGGCCGCTATCAAAAAATAA
- a CDS encoding ferritin-like domain-containing protein, producing METVERSIETLNDLIEINNDRSAGFQRALKDLGDGDVDLKSLFEEYSEQSRKFAQELTAIVAQSGGDTETGTSASGTLHRAWIEVKALFSGSDRHAILAECERGEDAIKKAYRDALTSEYALSPEASQTVSTQAQAIGQAHDRIKALRDSQ from the coding sequence ATGGAAACTGTAGAAAGATCAATTGAAACTTTAAACGACCTGATCGAGATCAATAACGACCGCAGCGCCGGTTTTCAACGTGCCCTTAAAGACCTGGGCGACGGTGATGTGGACCTGAAATCATTATTTGAGGAATACAGCGAGCAGAGCCGCAAATTTGCTCAGGAATTGACCGCTATCGTGGCTCAATCAGGTGGCGACACTGAGACCGGTACCAGCGCATCAGGTACATTGCACCGCGCCTGGATCGAAGTAAAAGCATTATTCAGCGGCAGCGATCGTCACGCTATTTTAGCGGAGTGCGAGCGCGGCGAGGATGCGATCAAAAAAGCTTACCGTGATGCATTGACCTCAGAGTATGCATTATCGCCAGAAGCTTCACAGACCGTGTCGACACAAGCTCAGGCCATTGGTCAGGCACATGACCGTATCAAGGCCCTGCGCGATAGCCAATAA
- a CDS encoding GyrI-like domain-containing protein → MDHYSTHIPSLHTGCAQPYISMAMIIGKAQWHLTAKAIHDLSAWIVQKKVKVTGSLFYRYRAVSNDHEMTELEVGFPVSEKVDGDERVTSGLIPQGTYATTLHCGSRTDLHHSYRALQLWSHEQGLQWMAKPTDKGTSWPGRFEFCLDQPALGVNTDHKRIAIAIMVEPGTSI, encoded by the coding sequence ATGGATCACTACAGCACACATATACCCAGCCTGCACACTGGTTGCGCACAGCCTTACATCAGTATGGCCATGATCATTGGCAAGGCACAATGGCATTTGACGGCAAAAGCCATTCATGACCTGAGCGCCTGGATCGTTCAAAAGAAGGTGAAGGTGACCGGCTCATTATTTTACCGGTATCGTGCCGTAAGTAACGACCATGAAATGACCGAATTAGAGGTAGGTTTCCCGGTATCAGAAAAGGTAGATGGTGATGAGCGGGTAACGAGTGGCCTTATACCACAAGGCACATACGCCACCACGCTGCATTGCGGTAGCAGGACGGACCTGCATCATTCGTACCGTGCACTGCAACTTTGGAGCCATGAGCAGGGATTACAATGGATGGCCAAGCCGACCGACAAGGGAACATCATGGCCGGGCCGTTTCGAGTTTTGCCTGGATCAGCCGGCCTTAGGTGTCAACACTGACCATAAGCGAATAGCCATCGCCATTATGGTTGAGCCGGGCACAAGCATATAA
- a CDS encoding VOC family protein, translated as MKSIDAYVFFENECREAMTFYQQCLGGELQFNTIGGSVAADHMPPEKHDLIMHASLTHGGVVLLAADNCMGGTLVKGKNMSLMLNCSSEEEVHELYAKLSAGGQANHTPRVEFWGDVFGMLTDKFGVDWMISFRPAAQ; from the coding sequence ATGAAAAGTATCGATGCTTACGTATTTTTTGAGAACGAATGCCGCGAGGCCATGACCTTTTACCAGCAATGCCTGGGTGGTGAGCTACAGTTCAACACCATTGGGGGATCGGTAGCCGCAGATCACATGCCGCCCGAAAAACATGACCTGATCATGCACGCAAGCCTTACCCATGGCGGCGTGGTATTGTTGGCGGCCGATAATTGCATGGGTGGAACGCTTGTTAAAGGTAAAAACATGTCGCTCATGCTCAATTGCAGCAGCGAGGAAGAGGTGCATGAGCTGTACGCCAAACTATCGGCAGGCGGCCAGGCCAACCATACGCCAAGAGTAGAGTTTTGGGGCGATGTGTTCGGCATGCTGACCGATAAGTTCGGGGTCGACTGGATGATCAGCTTCAGGCCGGCAGCGCAATAA
- a CDS encoding GlxA family transcriptional regulator, with product MTKHISILVPKGAILGSLEGSRQLLTQVNHFFAAKGMPPVFEVQLIGLEKNTPVGGTLYTVNADAVIGEVQDTDLIIIPALDGDIGVALQNNADFIPWIIDQHERGAEVASLCLGAFLLASTGLLKGRQCATHWMAANAFKQMFPDVELVTEKIITDDRGIYSSGGAFSYLNLILYLIEKFAGREMAVLSSKVFAIEMERTTQSPFIIFQGQKEHTDDPIKKAQDYIEQNYQDKITVEQLASMFALGRRNLERRFKKATANTVVEYIQRVKIEAAKVSLETSRESVNEVMYQVGYTDNKAFRSTFKRITGLSPIEYRNKYQRELVN from the coding sequence ATGACGAAGCACATTTCCATACTGGTACCGAAAGGCGCTATTTTGGGTAGCCTTGAGGGCTCCAGGCAGTTACTCACGCAGGTGAACCATTTTTTTGCGGCCAAAGGCATGCCCCCTGTTTTTGAGGTGCAGCTGATCGGTCTGGAAAAGAACACCCCTGTTGGCGGTACTCTATACACCGTTAACGCCGATGCCGTGATCGGCGAGGTGCAGGATACTGACCTGATCATCATCCCCGCTTTGGATGGCGATATAGGTGTGGCCTTGCAGAACAATGCCGACTTCATCCCTTGGATCATTGATCAGCATGAGCGTGGCGCCGAGGTGGCCAGCTTGTGCCTTGGTGCTTTCCTGTTAGCCTCGACCGGGTTACTCAAAGGCCGGCAATGTGCCACACACTGGATGGCCGCCAACGCCTTTAAGCAAATGTTCCCTGATGTGGAATTGGTGACCGAGAAGATCATCACCGATGATCGCGGCATTTACTCGAGCGGGGGAGCTTTCTCATACCTCAACCTGATCTTGTACCTGATCGAAAAGTTTGCGGGCCGGGAGATGGCCGTGTTAAGCTCCAAGGTGTTCGCCATTGAGATGGAGCGTACCACACAATCGCCCTTCATTATCTTCCAGGGACAAAAAGAACATACCGACGACCCGATCAAAAAAGCACAGGATTACATTGAGCAGAACTATCAGGACAAGATCACCGTGGAGCAACTGGCCTCCATGTTCGCCCTTGGCCGCCGCAACCTGGAGCGCCGTTTCAAGAAAGCCACTGCCAATACTGTGGTCGAATACATTCAGCGCGTCAAGATCGAGGCGGCCAAAGTAAGCCTTGAGACCTCGCGCGAAAGTGTGAACGAGGTGATGTACCAGGTGGGTTATACGGATAATAAGGCTTTCCGCAGCACGTTCAAACGGATCACCGGGTTATCGCCTATAGAATACAGGAATAAGTATCAGCGGGAGTTAGTGAATTGA